A genomic region of Papaver somniferum cultivar HN1 chromosome 7, ASM357369v1, whole genome shotgun sequence contains the following coding sequences:
- the LOC113294500 gene encoding uncharacterized protein LOC113294500 translates to MEAVYFNEEGGGPDSGRTSTTTEMMKKYYTKRTRMRIDQEQEKCHGNSQDYPAPDKEMRHEASELMPKPATANRNSLLFPCTNKNDSYPFDYNYGGGGGLESVPQDEEDANFTTDQVVQVGEIMEMDQDRSIFRTNITTDHRSLERRRNLRSRNVVRSSRKLTVLLMKNRNTSINSKAPKKEIKPQRGRGLHNQKREKEEDTSDDEQHKLTRSAPWSSAAASGLKIKIKKKKRRIKNRIQSNKNNQIVINNNRKLVSVTSYGYTRKQQQKKMSGDSSELVVVPVNNNLSPVDSSPMGEADDSTQHQSVVPQLQASISPITTITTTTPAVDQPHQPQLQNSHPFEEDYNNLMKREAQLEQQQSENADLVNIRREAEVKDPYWAPPPGWMPGDNPSQDPLCAKDINFPKQKMSTLERNAEEIIYTHKQLKMKMKMKIAKMKMMRRKSYHEGTFYMGFQVKGSFVMGSDTRSVSTEEKITSTSTNPETGVTEEEVSDKTDVIGNSIVSHCGTRRFNRKVKALVKAKLEKEKREDKEVARSIDDMANLLKSAMTKVMNSWPREEEKVTIKSTMLIAMYDGENTRLKTVRLRKEIPENSPKFIWGGSVSTGTSKKLLMYVKRRLKKLNQDLTLEEAFKIVRKCIHIAAIASNREKKSGQDATIGGRYRIYTFREEAKDLPKEYEIMTRDSIMGKTVLLYDCGKMEYKEDSSSD, encoded by the exons ATGGAAGCTGTTTACTTTAACGAGGAGGGAGGTGGTCCAGACTCAGGCCGTACTTCAACAACCACT GAAATGATGAAGAAGTACTACACCAAGAGAACGAGGATGAGAATTGACCAAGAGCAGGAAAAGTGTCACGGGAACAGTCAAGACTATCCTGCTCCTGACAAAGAAATGAGACATGAAGCATCAGAGTTAATGCCAAAGCCTGCTACTGCTAACCGCAACAGCTTACTATTTCCATGCACCAACAAAAATGACTCCTACCCTTTCGACTACAATTATG GTGGAGGTGGAGGATTGGAGTCTGTCCCACAAGACGAAGAAGATGCAAACTTTACCACTGACCAAGTAGTTCAAGTGGGTGAAATTATGGAGATGGATCAAGATCGGAGTATCTTTAGGACTAATATTACCACTGATCATCGTAGTctagagagaagaagaaatctgAGAAGTAGAAATGTTGTTCGAAGCTCCAGGAAGCTGACAGTGCTGCTGATGAAAAATAGAAACACCAGCATCAACTCCAAAGCACCAAAGAAGGAGATTAAACCTCAGCGTGGCAGGGGTTTACATAATCAGAAGAGAGAAAAGGAGGAGGATACTAGTGATGATGAACAGCATAAACTTACTCGTTCTGCACCTTGGAGCTCTGCTGCTGCTTCCGGATTGAAGATtaagattaagaagaagaagagaaggatcAAGAATAGGATACAGAGCAATAAGAATAACCAGATTGTGATCAATAACAATAGAAAATTGGTGTCTGTTACTTCATATGGGTATACCCGCAAGCAACAGCAGAAAAAGATGAGTGGGGATAGTTCAGAATTAGTCGTAGTACCAGTGAATAATAATCTGAGTCCTGTTGATAGTAGTCCTATGGGTGAGGCAGATGATAGTACTCAACATCAATCAGTAGTACCTCAACTGCAAGCTAGCATTTCTCCCATCACCACAATCACTACTACAACTCCAGCTGTTGACCAGCCGCATCAACCACAACTTCAAAATTCTCACCCATTCGAGGAAGATTATAACAATTTGATGAAGAGAGAAGCACAGCTGGAGCAACAGCAATCAGAAAATGCAGATTTGGTTAACATCAGGAGAGAAGCCGAAGTCAAGGATCCTTATTGGGCACCACCACCTGGATGGATGCCTGGAGATAATCCTTCCCAAGATCCGCTCTGTGCTAAAGACATAAATTTCCCAAAACAAAAAATGTCCACCCTCGAAAGAAATGCGGAGGAAATCATATACACCCACAAACAActaaagatgaagatgaagatgaagatagcaaagatgaagatgatgaggaggaaATCGTATCACGAGGGCACATTTTACATGGGATTCCAGGTCAAGGGTTCATTCGTCATGGGTAGTGACACAAGGTCTGTGTCCACCGAAGAGAAAATCACCTCAACCAGTACAAATCCCGAAACAGGAGTGACAGAAGAGGAAGTTTCGGATAAAACAGATGTCATTGGAAATTCTATTGTTTCCCATTGTGGGACACGCCGATTCAATAGGAAGGTCAAGGCACTTGTAAAAGCAAAG TTAGAGAAGGAGAAAAGAGAGGACAAAGAAGTAGCACGTTCAATTGACGACATGGCCAATTTGCTTAAAAGTGCGATGACAAAAGTAATGAATTCCTggccaagggaagaagaaaaagtaaCAATCAAATCAACTATGCTAATCGCAATGTATGATGGTGAAAATACTCGTTTGAAAACGGTAAGATTGCGCAAAGAGATTCCTGAAAACTCTCCTAAATTTATCTGGGGTGGGAGTGTTAGTACGGGGACCAGTAAAAAGTTACTGATGTATGTAAAAAGAAGATTAAAAAAATTGAACCAGGATCTTACCTTGGAGGAAGCTTTCAAGATAGTAAGGAAATGTATCCATATAGCAGCAATAGCTTCAAATCGGGAAAAGAAGTCGGGTCAGGATGCGACTATCGGTGGGAGATACAGAATTTACACATTCCGTGAAGAAGCAAAAGATTTGCCAAAAGAGTATGAGATTATGACTAGAGATTCTATTATGGGAAAGACGGTACTTCTGTATGATTGTGGAAAGATGGAATACAAGGAGGATTCGTCTAGCGACTAA